From a single Raphanus sativus cultivar WK10039 chromosome 3, ASM80110v3, whole genome shotgun sequence genomic region:
- the LOC108846375 gene encoding protein PLANT CADMIUM RESISTANCE 2 has product MEVKGKPQAEGEWSTGFCDSCSDCSSCCMTCWCPCVTFGRIAEIIDKGSTSCCEAGALYMLLTWFTGCGFIYSCHYRTKMRKQYNLKGSECGDCFKNFFCERSALTQAYRELTNRGFDVALGWQGNAERQNAGVAMGAPVVQGGMMR; this is encoded by the exons ATGGAAGTTAAAGGCAAACCTCAAGCTGAGGGTGAATGGTCCACTGGTTTCTGTGATTCCTGCTCGGATTGCTCCAGCT GTTGTATGACATGTTGGTGTCCTTGCGTTACCTTTGGCCGAATCGCAGAGATTATAGACAAAGGTTCCACTT CATGCTGTGAGGCTGGTGCATTGTACATGTTACTAACGTGGTTCACGGGCTGTGGATTCATCTACTCGTGCCATTACCGAACTAAAATGAGAAAACAATACAACCTTAAGGGTAGCGAATGTGGAGACTGTTTCAAAAATTTCTTCTGTGAGCGTAGTGCCTTAACTCAAGCCTATCGCGAGCTCACCAACCGTGGTTTCGATGTAGCCCTtg GATGGCAAGGAAACGCTGAACGTCAAAACGCCGGCGTTGCAATGGGTGCCCCGGTTGTGCAGGGCGGCATGATGAGATGA
- the LOC130509328 gene encoding uncharacterized protein LOC130509328, with protein sequence MESRETSLVLRRLRPLAGSFRYYPYTRTFSGKEDIKAEVMRLGAQLSVRVAHSMLLLCDDIPTMSWFCYILWKGITRNRNHVLETLLRVMHFVYSKYIKPKTTTTTTNQDCDNSVQWELIRNTWKHFADGVKILNRFDFFLRRNIAYFDDRQLSSAIDKYKPQVLEKLDDKLRSVSEVDWFAKETIESNISALWKSLFDDGETISKAVESRFLRDLFMPIFGKPLPRDILALPITSSPYILGKNFETEEAKEEIVRLGVELSLYVAQSMFSLCDDIRTMLWFCYRLWRYAKVGIINEGHVMDRLLLVMHYVYTKYIKPKNGEYQIDGNNSAQWGVMWENDKNIGFEFCMLNCNVYIIKAGGPCGREATSPLEEAVKKLVETLECVRSVSEAYGFARDAMEPDILDMWKSLFDTEAKEASQTLRDMKQGIIRDLFLPLFNEAPPP encoded by the exons ATGGAATCAAGAGAAACCTCTCTTGTGCTGCGTCGTCTCCGTCCATTGGCCGGATCGTTCAGATATTACCCATACACTAG GACTTTCTCTGGGAAAGAGGATATAAAAGCGGAGGTTATGCGGCTAGGAGCTCAACTCTCCGTACGTGTGGCTCATTCAATGCTCTTGTTGTGTGATGACATTCCTACTATGTCATGGTTCTGCTATATTTTATGGAAAGGTATAACAAGGAACCGGAATCACGTTTTGGAAACGCTGCTTCGTGTTATGCATTTTGTCTACTCAAAATATATCAAACCCAAAACGACTACGACGACGACGAATCAGGATTGTGATAACTCTGTCCAATGGGAATTAATCAGGAACACTTGGAAGCATTTCGCTGATGGAGTCAAAATCTTGAatcgatttgatttttttcttagaaGAAACATTGCTTATTTTGATGATCGTCAACTATCATCGGCTATAGATAAATACAAGCCACAAGTGCTGGAGAAGCTAGATGATAAATTGAGGTCCGTTTCAGAGGTGGATTGGTTTGCCAAGGAGACTATAGAGTCAAATATTTCTGCCTTGTGGAAGTCTCTTTTTGACGATGGTGAAACTATATCCAAAGCGGTGGAGAGTAGGTTTCTTAGAGACTTGTTTATGCCTATTTTTGGCAAACCTTTGCCTAGGGATATACTGGCACTGCCCATAACATCTTCTCCTTACATTCTAGGGAAGAATTTTGAAACGGAGGAAGCGAAAGAGGAGATTGTGCGACTAGGAGTTGAGCTCTCCTTATACGTGGCTCAATCCATGTTCTCCTTGTGTGATGACATTCGTACTATGTTATGGTTTTGTTATAGGTTATGGCGATATGCCAAAGTGGGCATCATTAATGAAGGGCATGTGATGGATAGGCTGCTTCTAGTTATGCATTATGTCTACACAAAATATATCAAACCGAAGAATGGGGAATATCAGATTGATGGAAACAATTCGGCCCAGTGGGGAGTGATGTGGGAGAATGACAAGAATATTGGTTTTGAATTTTGTATGTTGAATTGTAATGTCTACATAATCAAAGCAGGAGGACCATGTGGCCGAGAGGCTACGTCTCCCCTTGAAGAAGCGGTGAAAAAGCTAGTAGAGACGTTGGAGTGTGTGAGAAGTGTTTCAGAGGCGTATGGGTTTGCAAGGGATGCAATGGAGCCTGACATTCTGGACATGTGGAAGTCTCTCTTTGACACAGAAGCTAAAGAAGCAAGCCAGACACTGAGAGACATGAAACAGGGAATTATTCGCGACTTGTTTCTCCCTCTATTTAACGAAGCACCACCACCTTAG
- the LOC108845288 gene encoding glutathione S-transferase T3-like, producing MASYPTGYVSLLTSQIGEFSTPGFENLSGSQSIDLDSAGLPAFSSQSSEAPTVKERRKWSPKEDVILISAWLNTSKDPIVGNEQKLGTFWSRILQYYNSSVQHAGFSPRELGQCKQRWGRLNDLTCKFCGCYDASLRGQASGENENDVMKRALDFFFSDHGCKFTMEHAWRELRHDQKWCSLAKHGNLATPKWKTGEGEEEVPGARPPGIKAAKAAKKKKGVQEESKPTEIKSVLEMKDKLNKQKLLEKLLEKRDPLSEMEESLKLKLMSEMLG from the coding sequence ATGGCATCGTATCCTACAGGGTATGTTAGCCTATTAACAAGCCAAATCGGTGAATTTAGCACTCCAGGGTTTGAGAACCTCTCAGGTTCTCAATCCATAGACCTCGACTCAGCTGGTCTTCCAGCTTTTAGCAGCCAGTCCTCAGAGGCACCCACTGTCAAAGAGAGGAGGAAATGGTCTCCGAAGGAGGACGTTATTCTCATAAGCGCTTGGCTCAACACTAGCAAGGATCCAATCGTTGGGAATGAGCAAAAGTTGGGGACTTTTTGGTCAAGGATCCTCCAGTACTACAACTCAAGTGTTCAACATGCTGGGTTTTCCCCTAGGGAGCTAGGTCAGTGCAAGCAAAGGTGGGGGAGGCTTAATGACTTAACCTGCAAATTCTGTGGTTGCTATGATGCGTCATTGAGGGGCCAAGCAAGCGGTGAGAATGAGAATGATGTGATGAAGAGAGCACTCGACTTTTTCTTCAGTGACCATGGTTGTAAGTTCACTATGGAGCATGCTTGGAGAGAGCTAAGGCATGACCAGAAATGGTGCTCTTTGGCTAAGCATGGCAATCTTGCTACACCGAAGTGGAAGACTGGTGAAGGCGAAGAGGAGGTCCCTGGTGCTAGGCCTCCGGGTATCAAGGCTGCTAAAGCGGCTAAGAAAAAGAAAGGTGTTCAAGAGGAGTCTAAACCCACAGAGATAAAAAGTGTGCTGGAGATGAAAGACAAACTGAACAAGCAAAAGTTGCTTGAGAAGTTGCTTGAGAAGCGTGACCCTCTTTCAGAAATGGAAGAGTCACTTAAACTTAAACTGATGTCTGAAATGTTAGGATAA
- the LOC108847425 gene encoding subtilisin-like protease SBT4.1: MAIALHAFFLQLILFFFASLAEANNPRKIYLVQMKVGGHRYGSSSGHKELLGEVLDDNSTVANALIYSYSESFTGFSASLTQNERQKLKRRREVLQVSRSRNLKLHTTRSWDFMNLTLAAKRNPLAESDLVVAVIDSGIWPYSELFSSDSPPPLAWQNKCENITCNNKIVGARSYYLEKEHYNVTEEKSVIDVTGHGTHVASIVAGKEIEKASYFGLAEGTMRGGVPNAKIAVYKTCWKILKEGKEVSYCPEHKALEAIEDAIKDKVDIISYSQGLPKPIPIHKDCVSWAFLRALEKGILTSTVAGNSGMNPYAIINGAPWVMTVAASLKDRFFMTELELEEEDDSIFVYNTINTFQTQDSFYPLLDETSPDESTRKRALVAESKDSAITLNHRNGTTKDVFFNFSQTILDKAIEERVQGAVVWGNFSENYALGKLQFPIASIFLDKEKGSDLREDLAKPESKHSVKIHKTVEIPPEEGLEPTVADMSSRGPNCDRFLENILKPDLAAPGVDIIAGWPENVNLLPTGTNDYRHLRFNILSGTSMACPHATGLALYLKSFYPSWSPSAIKSALMTTSTEMAQSGNEFDYGVGRLNATKVLDPGLIYETRHQDYIDYMCKQGYNTQMLRSHVGSHEIDCSGTKLDLSADLNYPTRTARVDINTKFTKVFYRTVTNVGAPNSTYLGEIKFQDEKNFEAEITVEPKRLHFDKLGDTRIFTVNVTGESKPNMYYKKSFMTYNTWLTWTEMDGSRQVRSPIVIYSITKSSHACRKFHKN; the protein is encoded by the exons ATATATCTTGTGCAGATGAAAGTTGGAGGGCATCGATATGGGTCAAGTTCCGGTCACAAGGAACTACTCGGGGAAGTTCTTGACGACAATAG CACCGTAGCAAATGCACTTATCTACAGCTATAGTGAGAGCTTCACGGGTTTCTCGGCAAGCCTCACACAAAATGAACGTCAAAAGTTAAAGA GGAGGAGAGAAGTATTACAAGTGTCACGTAGCAGAAACTTAAAGCTTCACACGACAAGATCGTGGGACTTTATGAATCTAACATTAGCAGCTAAGCGAAATCCCCTGGCTGAGAGTGATTTGGTGGTAGCTGTTATTGACTCTGGCATTTGGCCATACTCTGAGCTCTTCAGTAGCGACAGTCCTCCTCCTCTGGCTTGGCAAAACAAATGTGAAAACATCACTTGCAACAA CAAGATCGTTGGAGCTCGATCATACTACTTGGAAAAAGAGCATTACAATGTAACTGAAGAGAAGTCGGTCATTGACGTGACGGGCCACGGCACGCACGTTGCCTCCATCGTTGCAGGCAAGGAAATCGAAAAGGCAAGCTACTTTGGTCTAGCTGAAGGAACGATGAGAGGCGGTGTTCCCAATGCAAAGATCGCAGTTTATAAAACCTGTTGGAAAATACTAAAGGAAGGTAAAGAGGTTTCATATTGTCCAGAACATAAAGCCTTGGAGGCAATAGAGGATGCAATCAAGGACAAGGTCGACATCATCTCCTATTCTCAAGGGTTGCCTAAACCAATCCCCATACACAAAGATTGTGTCTCGTGGGCGTTCTTGAGAGCACTTGAAAAAGGAATTTTGACTTCAACCGTGGCCGGGAACTCAGGCATGAATCCCTACGCTATCATCAACGGCGCACCTTGGGTCATGACCGTTGCAGCTAGCTTGAAAGATAGATTTTTCATGACGGAGTTAGAgctggaagaagaagatgattcaATATTT GTATACAACACAATCAACACCTTCCAGACACAAGATTCTTTCTACCCACTTTTGGATGAAACATCACCCGATGAATCAACAAGAAAACGTGCACTCGTTGCTGA GAGTAAAGATTCTGCAATCACATTGAACCATAGGAACGGCACAACAAAAGACGTTTTCTTCAACTTTTCACAAACAATCTTGGACAAAGCGATTGAAGAGAGAGTACAAGGTGCGGTCGTTTGGGGTAATTTTAGCGAAAATTATGCGTTGGGAAAGCTACAGTTTCCTATCGCTTCCATATTTCTGGACAAAGAAAAAGGAAGTGATCTACGGGAGGACTTGGCAAAACCTGAAAG CAAACATTCAGTCAAAATCCACAAGACGGTGGAAATTCCACCAGAAGAGGGGCTGGAACCAACTGTTGCTGACATGTCTTCGAGAGGTCCTAATTGCGATAGATTCCTAGAAAACATTCTCAAG CCTGATTTAGCTGCTCCAGGGGTAGACATCATAGCGGGTTGGCCCGAGAATGTGAATCTTTTGCCAACAGGGACAAATGACTACCGACATCTCAGGTTCAATATATTGTCAGGAACTTCCATGGCTTGCCCTCATGCCACTGGACTTGCCTTGTACCTCAAGTCATTCTACCCTTCTTGGTCTCCATCCGCTATTAAATCCGCTCTAATGACCACTT CCACGGAAATGGCACAGTCGGGCAATGAATTTGACTACGGGGTAGGACGTTTAAACGCTACAAAAGTCCTAGACCCCGGTTTGATCTACGAGACAAGACACCAGGACTACATAGATTACATGTGCAAACAAGGCTACAACACCCAAATGCTAAGATCACACGTTGGAAGCCACGAGATTGATTGCTCCGGGACCAAGTTAGACCTAAGCGCAGACCTCAACTATCCAACCAGGACGGCCCGAGTCGACATCAACACCAAGTTCACCAAAGTCTTCTACAGAACGGTCACCAACGTTGGCGCCCCAAACTCCACTTACCTCGGAGAGATTAAGTTCCAAGATGAGAAAAACTTTGAGGCTGAGATCACTGTGGAGCCTAAACGGCTACATTTTGACAAGTTGGGAGATACCAGGATTTTTACGGTCAACGTCACCGGAGAATCGAAGCCGAATATGTATTACAAGAAGTCGTTTATGACATACAACACGTGGCTCACGTGGACGGAGATGGATGGTTCTCGCCAAGTCAGGAGTCCCATTGTCATATACTCTATAACGAAGAGCTCCCACGCTTGCCGTAAATTCCACAAGAACTAA
- the LOC108845030 gene encoding uncharacterized protein LOC108845030: protein MAPGSSSQPPPASSQPSPASSSRRRAHRRSTRAASPEPLSPEIESLSDTDSDNDNTPLDATEIRVNQAKEQRFEESRSMYRTKSQLYPELMAPRTTPLDQRFFTVAAAERFQSLRRRKFITQHRISLTDVNMQDVRNVVRGAGLLHTLTDVDAYQPTMVKEFIANLQDAEERDVGVAVYCRGYMIDFSSSLINDIYCVPGFEDDPNWLGENIDEVCGFLIEGRINRWENMSSKFLTRTNQVLYKLVCTNWMPTMNYTNMNQDRLKFVYMLHHNEDGFNFGKLVYDQIMDMGARTKSKRAWRIMFPTLIQQVLNYQQRFPVDESTGFPKLVVKDIKAGRGNGADARPPNLEEDLSRLITGLNAVRIRLRRGEYVLPYQQTEPAEDEPAEDGGNDTEELSHCDGDETEELSDTF from the exons ATGGCACCTGGGAGCTCGTCTCAGCCCCCACCGGCGTCTTCTCAGCCCTCTCCTGCTTCGTCTTCGCGGAGGCGAGCACATCGCCGTTCGACTCGAGCAGCCTCTCCCGAGCCTCTCTCGCCTGAAATTGAATCCCTCTCGGATACGGATTCCGACAACGATAATACTCCTCTTGATGCAACTGAGATCCGTGTCAATCAGGCCAAGGAGCAACGCTTTGAGGAAAGTCGGAGCATGTACCGGACCAAATCGCAACTCTATCCTGAGCTCATGGCACCGCGCACGACTCCTTTGGATCAGCGATTCTTTACCGTTGCGGCTGCCGAGAGGTTCCAGTCGCTTCGTCGTCGTAAGTTCATCACTCAGCATCGGATCTCTCTCACCGATGTGAACATGCAAGATGTCAGGAACGTTGTGCGTGGAGCAGGGCTACTTCACACACTCACTGATGTAGATGCGTACCAACCCACTATGGTTAAGGAGTTCATTGCAAACCTCCAAGATGCTGAGGAGCGAGATGTTGGAGTTGCTGTGTATTGCAGAGGATACATGATTGACTTCTCTTCAAGTTTAATCAATGATATCTACTGTGTGCCTGGTTTTGAGGATGACCCGAATTGGTTGGGTGAAAACATTGATGAGGTGTGTGGGTTTCTCATTGAAGGTCGCATCAATCGATGGGAAAACATGAGCTCCAAGTTCCTTACTCGCACGAATCAAGTGCTCTACAAGTTGGTCTGCACGAACTGGATGCCTACTATGAACTACACTAACATGAACCAAGATCGTCTGAAGTTTGTGTACATGCTTCATCACAACGAAGACGGTTTCAACTTCGGGAAGCTTGTCTATGATCAGATCATGGATATGGGAGCTAGAACTAAGTCAAAGCGAGCTTGGCGCATCATGTTTCCAACGTTGATTCAGCAGGTCCTTAACTATCAGCAGCGTTTTCCTGTTGATGAGTCTACTGGGTTTCCGAAGCTTGTGGTCAAAGACATTAAGGCTGGTCGTGGGAATGGTGCAGATGCTCGACCTCCGAATCTTGAAGAAGATCTGAGTCGTCTGATTACCGGTCTCAATGCGGTTCGCATTCGGCTGAGGA GGGGAGAATATGTTCTGCCATATCAACAGACTGAGCCAGCTGAAGACGAGCCAGCTGAAGACGGAGGCAATGACACTGAGGAACTGAGTCACTGTGATGGTGATGAAACggaggagctgagtgacactttCTAA